Proteins from a genomic interval of Diaphorobacter sp. HDW4A:
- a CDS encoding superoxide dismutase: MERTLPPLPYAIDALAPAYSKETMEYHYGKHHNAYVVKLNELQVGTEFENLELEEVIKKASGGIYNQAAQIWNHTFFWNCMTPGGGAEPTGSLADAINKKWGSYADFKKAFVASAVGNFGSGWTFLVKKADGSVDIVNMGAAGTPLTTADKALLTVDVWEHAYYIDYRNLRQKFVETFFDKLVNWKFAEANFA, encoded by the coding sequence ATGGAACGCACCCTGCCACCATTGCCCTACGCCATCGACGCTCTGGCTCCTGCCTATAGCAAGGAAACCATGGAGTATCACTACGGCAAGCACCACAACGCTTATGTGGTCAAGCTCAACGAGCTGCAAGTGGGCACCGAGTTCGAAAACCTGGAACTTGAAGAAGTGATCAAGAAGGCTTCCGGCGGCATCTACAACCAGGCTGCCCAGATCTGGAACCACACCTTCTTCTGGAACTGCATGACCCCGGGCGGTGGCGCAGAACCCACCGGCTCTCTGGCTGACGCGATCAACAAGAAGTGGGGCAGCTACGCCGACTTCAAGAAGGCTTTCGTGGCATCCGCCGTCGGCAACTTCGGCTCCGGCTGGACCTTCCTCGTGAAGAAGGCCGATGGCTCGGTTGACATCGTCAACATGGGCGCTGCAGGCACTCCGCTGACGACCGCCGACAAGGCCCTGCTGACCGTGGACGTGTGGGAACACGCTTACTACATCGACTACCGCAACCTGCGCCAGAAGTTTGTCGAAACCTTCTTCGACAAGCTGGTGAACTGGAAGTTTGCTGAAGCCAACTTCGCCTGA
- the xseA gene encoding exodeoxyribonuclease VII large subunit, whose amino-acid sequence MFDRQNVGLEPHVWEVGALCRAISDALQSRFNPVAVRGEISGFSRAASGHCYFSIKDPLGQIRCAMFKRAASMMDFSPRDGELVEVRGRLGVYEARGDLQLVVESMQRAGQGALFEQFLRLKAKLESEGLFDAARKRELPVFPRAIGVVTSPGAAAWHDVMTALRRRVPHIPVLMIPALVQGAQAPASIVRALETLYARSGDVPGKDGVPPVDVILLVRGGGSIEDLWSFNDEQVARTIVQSPVPLVSGVGHETDFTIADFCADLRAPTPTAAAELVAQPREVWLGALALMQERLTEAVERQLDRAAQRLDMAARQISRPSNHITRQRLALMQQAQRLRQSVQQQLHRDDKQLEQWSATLPRTLERSLGRLEQRLSHAATRLELLNPQHVLARGYSLLSDAKGRTVTSVTQAPPGTALSAAVSDGVLDVVVTPPRLL is encoded by the coding sequence ATGTTTGATCGACAAAATGTAGGACTGGAGCCACATGTGTGGGAGGTCGGCGCGTTGTGCCGCGCGATCTCTGACGCATTGCAGTCCCGCTTCAATCCCGTTGCCGTGCGCGGCGAAATCAGTGGGTTTTCACGTGCGGCCAGTGGTCATTGCTACTTTTCGATCAAAGATCCGCTGGGACAGATTCGCTGCGCCATGTTCAAGCGCGCCGCTTCCATGATGGATTTCTCACCTCGCGATGGCGAACTCGTGGAAGTGCGCGGGCGCCTCGGCGTCTACGAGGCGCGCGGTGATTTGCAACTGGTCGTCGAGAGCATGCAGCGCGCGGGCCAGGGCGCACTGTTCGAGCAGTTTCTGCGCCTCAAGGCCAAGCTGGAGTCCGAAGGCCTGTTCGATGCGGCCCGCAAGCGCGAGCTGCCGGTCTTTCCTCGTGCCATAGGTGTCGTCACCTCGCCGGGCGCGGCCGCCTGGCATGACGTGATGACCGCGCTCAGGCGGCGCGTGCCGCACATTCCGGTGCTGATGATTCCTGCGCTGGTGCAGGGCGCGCAGGCGCCGGCTTCCATCGTGCGGGCGCTCGAGACGCTGTATGCGCGCTCGGGCGATGTGCCCGGCAAAGACGGCGTGCCGCCGGTCGACGTGATTCTGTTGGTGCGCGGCGGCGGCTCCATCGAGGATCTCTGGTCGTTCAATGACGAGCAGGTGGCGCGCACCATCGTGCAGAGCCCGGTGCCGCTGGTCAGCGGGGTGGGGCACGAGACCGATTTCACGATTGCCGATTTCTGCGCCGACTTGCGCGCACCGACGCCGACCGCTGCCGCCGAACTCGTGGCCCAGCCGCGCGAGGTGTGGCTGGGCGCGCTCGCGCTGATGCAGGAGCGCCTGACCGAGGCCGTGGAGCGTCAGCTCGACCGCGCCGCGCAGCGCCTCGACATGGCGGCGCGGCAGATCAGTAGACCGTCCAACCACATCACGCGGCAGCGCCTCGCGTTGATGCAGCAGGCCCAGCGTCTGCGGCAGTCGGTGCAGCAGCAACTGCATCGCGACGACAAGCAGCTAGAGCAATGGAGCGCGACCTTGCCGCGAACGCTGGAACGCTCGCTCGGGCGACTCGAGCAGCGCCTGTCCCATGCAGCCACGCGGCTCGAGCTGCTCAATCCGCAGCATGTGCTGGCGCGCGGCTATTCGCTGCTCAGTGATGCCAAGGGGCGGACGGTGACCAGCGTGACACAGGCCCCGCCTGGTACTGCGTTGAGCGCGGCGGTGTCGGACGGTGTGCTCGACGTGGTTGTCACGCCGCCTCGCCTGTTGTAG
- a CDS encoding MotA/TolQ/ExbB proton channel family protein, translating to MLSIIQAAGWPIWPLIACSILAMALIIERFIALKTARVAPPKLLDEAITVSSKGVPAPDVVGQLAQNSALGEVLASGLRTLNSEPQATEEDVRASMESTGRAVAHRLEKYLNALATIASAAPLLGLFGTVVGMIEIFGSQGGGNTMSGGNPAQLAHGISIALYNTAFGLIIAIPTLIFWRYFRSRVDDYLLSMELASEQFVRHLKRHAGR from the coding sequence TTGCTGTCGATCATACAAGCCGCAGGCTGGCCGATCTGGCCATTGATTGCCTGTTCCATTCTGGCCATGGCGCTGATTATCGAGCGCTTCATTGCGCTGAAAACTGCGCGCGTTGCGCCGCCCAAATTGCTGGACGAAGCCATCACGGTGTCCTCCAAGGGCGTGCCTGCACCCGACGTGGTCGGACAACTGGCCCAGAACTCCGCGCTTGGTGAAGTACTGGCCTCGGGCCTGCGCACGCTCAATAGCGAACCTCAGGCGACCGAAGAAGATGTGCGCGCCTCGATGGAGAGCACTGGTCGTGCCGTTGCGCACCGCCTCGAGAAATATCTGAACGCGCTGGCGACCATTGCCTCCGCCGCGCCACTGCTGGGCCTGTTCGGCACTGTGGTCGGCATGATCGAGATCTTCGGCTCGCAAGGTGGTGGCAACACCATGTCCGGCGGCAACCCGGCGCAGCTCGCGCACGGCATTTCGATCGCCTTGTACAACACTGCCTTCGGCCTGATCATCGCGATTCCCACGCTGATCTTCTGGCGCTATTTCCGCAGCCGCGTCGATGACTACCTGCTGTCCATGGAGCTGGCTTCCGAGCAGTTCGTGCGTCACCTCAAACGCCACGCCGGTCGCTGA
- a CDS encoding biopolymer transporter ExbD: MNFRPRAKEAPEINLIPFIDVLLVILIFLMLSTTYSKFTEMQLTLPTADVEQLRDRPKEIIVSVGGDGRYAVNRSALEGKNVETVAAALSSAAKAGKDSVIIISADASSPHQAVVTVMEAARRVGLSQITFATQTSASAGK, from the coding sequence ATGAATTTTCGACCACGCGCCAAGGAAGCACCGGAGATCAACCTGATCCCGTTCATCGACGTGCTGCTGGTGATCCTCATCTTCCTGATGCTATCCACCACCTACAGCAAGTTCACCGAAATGCAGCTGACACTGCCGACGGCCGATGTGGAGCAGCTGCGTGACCGCCCCAAGGAAATCATCGTTTCCGTGGGCGGCGATGGTCGCTACGCGGTGAACCGCTCGGCCCTTGAAGGCAAAAACGTCGAGACGGTCGCCGCCGCACTGTCAAGTGCCGCCAAGGCCGGCAAAGACAGTGTGATCATCATCAGCGCGGACGCCTCGTCGCCGCACCAGGCCGTCGTGACGGTCATGGAAGCCGCGCGCCGCGTGGGCCTCTCGCAAATCACCTTCGCCACGCAGACGTCGGCATCGGCCGGCAAATAA
- the lpxK gene encoding tetraacyldisaccharide 4'-kinase has product MAGHASSALRTSWQRRGVLGALLWPVSQLYGVLTALRRGLYRNGVLQSTRLPVPVITVGNVIAGGAGKTPVTMAIVRHLKERGLTPGVISRGYGRRSEGCRAVTTNSTAFDVGDEPLLLSRALNVPVFVASRRAEAGQALLDEHPEVNILVCDDGLQHLALQRDIEVCVFNNEGVGNGWLLPAGPLREPWPRDVDLVLYASNAPGGTAPQFGLKRQLAEHAINAEGHQRPLDSLRGQPVNALAAIARPEDFFSMLRERGLILNRSFALPDHFDFSDWKIKANDALPLLCTEKDATKLWPEYPQALAVPLEVRLPKAFFDALDELLKRYHPPLAQ; this is encoded by the coding sequence ATGGCCGGGCACGCATCCTCCGCGCTGCGCACATCGTGGCAGCGCCGAGGCGTTCTCGGTGCCCTGCTCTGGCCCGTCTCTCAGCTCTATGGAGTCCTCACCGCGCTGCGGCGAGGGCTCTACCGAAACGGCGTTCTTCAAAGCACCCGACTTCCCGTACCCGTGATCACCGTGGGCAATGTGATCGCCGGCGGCGCGGGCAAGACACCCGTGACCATGGCCATCGTGCGCCACCTCAAGGAACGCGGCCTCACCCCCGGGGTCATCTCTCGCGGCTACGGACGCAGGAGCGAAGGCTGCCGCGCCGTCACCACAAACAGTACGGCATTTGATGTGGGCGATGAGCCTCTGCTGCTCTCCCGCGCGCTGAACGTGCCGGTCTTCGTCGCGAGCCGCCGCGCCGAGGCCGGACAGGCCCTGCTCGACGAACACCCCGAGGTGAACATCCTCGTCTGCGATGACGGCCTGCAGCATCTGGCGCTGCAGCGCGATATCGAGGTCTGCGTGTTCAACAACGAGGGCGTGGGCAATGGCTGGCTGCTGCCCGCTGGGCCTTTGCGGGAGCCTTGGCCGCGTGATGTGGATCTAGTGCTCTACGCGAGCAACGCGCCCGGCGGCACAGCGCCCCAGTTCGGACTCAAGCGCCAGCTTGCGGAACATGCCATCAACGCAGAAGGCCATCAGCGCCCGCTCGACTCGCTGCGCGGTCAGCCCGTCAACGCGCTCGCCGCGATTGCCCGCCCGGAAGATTTTTTCAGCATGTTGCGTGAGCGAGGCCTGATCCTGAACCGCAGCTTCGCGCTGCCAGATCACTTCGATTTCAGCGACTGGAAGATCAAAGCCAATGACGCACTGCCCCTGCTGTGCACCGAAAAGGACGCGACCAAACTCTGGCCCGAGTACCCGCAGGCGCTGGCCGTGCCGCTGGAAGTCCGGCTGCCGAAGGCGTTTTTCGACGCGCTGGATGAGCTTCTCAAGCGCTATCATCCACCCCTTGCTCAATGA
- a CDS encoding Trm112 family protein — protein sequence MDPKLLELLVCPVTKGPLTYDRERQELVSRSARLAYPVRDGIPVMLENEARELTDEELEA from the coding sequence ATGGATCCCAAACTGCTTGAACTGCTGGTATGCCCCGTCACCAAGGGTCCGCTGACCTATGACCGCGAGCGCCAGGAACTCGTCTCGCGCAGTGCCCGTCTGGCCTATCCCGTGCGTGACGGAATTCCCGTCATGCTGGAAAACGAAGCCCGTGAGTTGACCGACGAGGAACTGGAGGCATGA
- the kdsB gene encoding 3-deoxy-manno-octulosonate cytidylyltransferase — protein sequence MSANVAQVAPFTVLIPARMASSRLPNKPLADIAGAPMVVHVARRAAQSAATRVVVAADDQRIVDACLTHGVQAILTRADHPSGSDRLAEACEQLGLSGSDIVVNVQGDEPLIDPCLIDAVAEILEQRADASMGTAAHAIDSVEDVANPNVVKVVLDAKGLAHYFSRSPIPFARDFAAGIAWWKDQKNLPAAAKGAAPLRHIGIYSYRAGFLREFPLLAPAPTEVLEALEQLRALWHGHRIAVHVSEHAPGPGVDTPADLERVRALIG from the coding sequence ATGAGCGCCAACGTCGCTCAGGTCGCTCCGTTCACGGTGCTGATTCCCGCGCGCATGGCCTCTTCACGCCTGCCCAACAAGCCGCTGGCCGACATCGCCGGTGCCCCCATGGTGGTGCATGTGGCCCGCCGTGCCGCGCAGAGCGCTGCCACTCGCGTGGTGGTGGCGGCCGACGATCAACGCATCGTCGATGCCTGCCTGACACATGGCGTTCAGGCCATCCTCACACGTGCCGACCACCCAAGCGGCAGCGACCGCCTGGCCGAGGCCTGCGAGCAACTTGGCTTGAGTGGTAGCGACATCGTGGTCAACGTGCAGGGCGACGAGCCGCTGATTGATCCATGCCTGATCGATGCCGTGGCCGAGATCCTGGAGCAACGCGCCGACGCCAGCATGGGGACCGCCGCACACGCCATCGACTCGGTGGAGGACGTTGCCAATCCGAACGTGGTGAAGGTGGTGCTCGATGCAAAGGGCCTCGCCCACTACTTCAGCCGTTCACCGATTCCGTTCGCACGCGACTTCGCCGCAGGCATTGCGTGGTGGAAAGACCAAAAGAATCTGCCTGCCGCCGCCAAGGGTGCCGCGCCCCTGCGACACATCGGCATCTACAGCTACCGTGCCGGTTTTTTGCGTGAGTTCCCGCTGCTTGCGCCCGCCCCCACCGAAGTGCTGGAAGCGCTTGAGCAACTGCGCGCGCTCTGGCATGGCCATCGCATTGCTGTACACGTGAGCGAACATGCCCCGGGCCCAGGCGTGGACACCCCTGCCGATCTGGAACGCGTGCGCGCACTGATCGGCTGA